A window of the Cicer arietinum cultivar CDC Frontier isolate Library 1 chromosome 6, Cicar.CDCFrontier_v2.0, whole genome shotgun sequence genome harbors these coding sequences:
- the LOC101509421 gene encoding large ribosomal subunit protein uL29c, protein MLSLSVASPFSSSTISFLPKPLQFRTSFNGIRLRHPGTCTIPSTKRAASVSVVMMAKREEELKEIRTKTTEQINEEVMELKGELLMLRLQKSARNEFKSSDFRRMRKTIARMLTVKREREIEEGIGKRLSRKLDRKWKKSIVVRPPPSLVKLREEEAAEEAAEAGKAA, encoded by the exons ATGCTGAGCCTCTCCGTTGCTTCacctttttcttcttcaacgaTTTCCTTTCTTCCAAAACCCTTACAATTCAGAACTTCCTTTAATGGCATTCGGTTACGTCACCCCGGCACGTGCACAATTCCATCGACGAAACGTGCCGCTTCGGTCTCAGTGGTGATGATGGCAAAGAGAGAAGAGGAATTGAAGGAAATAAGAACGAAAACCACTGAACAAATCAATGAAGAGGTTATGGAACTTAAGGGAGAGTTACTCATGCTTCGCCTTCAGAAATCTGCTCGCAATGAGTTTAAGTCCAGTGATTTCCGTCGCATGCGCAAGACG ATTGCTCGCATGCTTACTGTGAAGCGGGAAAGAGAGATTGAGGAGGGAATAGGTAAGAGGTTGTCCAGAAAGCTTGATAGAAAATGGAAGAAAAGCATTGTTGTAAGACCACCTCCATCTTTAGTGAAGCTTCGGGAAGAGGAAGCAGCTGAAGAAGCTGCGGAAGCTGGAAAAGCTGCATGA
- the LOC101509748 gene encoding tubulin-folding cofactor C, with the protein MDDEMDKETISDDKQAEAEAALQKKHLSMLERLSKRQQTRSINIEPSTESTSSFLSRFTQLKSSIESRLSESQSISSDPSQLKPHFDKISESISDLEKFVAQSSYFLPSYDVRSSLKTVSDLKRSLENLSSELIPKKKFSFKNKVSKKDSDSVIPESKQPIVPVRDSVQSSESFAARDSPGFRNKFGEVLVGEFSETEVGEFTVSDLDSCEVRIIGCVRALFVHRLKDCRVYVGPVTGSVLIDEVEGCVFAMASHQIRIHRARRSDFYLKVRSRPIVEDCSGMRFAPYCLSYRGIEEDLSCAGLDAETGNWANVDDFRWLRAVQSPNWSILPENERVGTVDISNADSRMEEI; encoded by the coding sequence ATGGATGATGAAATGGACAAAGAAACCATTTCAGATGATAAACAAGCAGAAGCAGAAGCAGCGTTACAAAAAAAGCACTTATCAATGCTAGAGCGTCTCTCCAAACGCCAACAAACCCGTTCTATCAACATCGAACCTTCCACCGAATCAACTTCTTCCTTCCTCTCACGTTTCACTCAACTTAAATCCTCTATCGAATCTCGCCTCTCCGAATCCCAATCCATTTCCTCCGATCCATCTCAACTCAAACCGCATTTCGATAAAATCTCCGAATCAATCTCCGATTTAGAAAAATTCGTCGCTCAAAGCTCCTATTTCCTTCCCTCTTACGACGTTCGATCTTCTCTTAAAACTGTCTCCGATTTGAAACGCAGCCTCGAAAACCTAAGCTCCGAACTCATCCCTAAAAAGAAATTCTCGTTCAAGAACAAAGTCAGTAAGAAAGATTCAGATTCCGTTATTCCAGAATCCAAACAACCAATAGTTCCTGTTCGAGATTCGGTCCAATCGAGTGAAAGCTTCGCGGCACGTGATTCTCCAGGGTTTAGGAACAAATTCGGTGAGGTATTGGTTGGGGAGTTTAGCGAAACGGAGGTTGGGGAATTTACAGTTTCGGATCTCGATTCATGTGAAGTGAGAATAATTGGATGCGTTAGGGCGCTATTTGTTCATAGATTGAAGGATTGTAGGGTTTATGTTGGGCCGGTGACGGGATCGGTTCTAATTGATGAAGTTGAGGGTTGCGTTTTTGCTATGGCATCGCATCAGATTCGGATTCATCGTGCTAGGAGAAGTGATTTCTACCTTAAGGTTAGGAGCAGACCTATAGTGGAGGATTGTAGCGGCATGAGATTCGCGCCATATTGTTTGAGTTACCGAGGGATTGAAGAGGATCTTTCATGTGCTGGTCTTGATGCTGAGACAGGAAATTGGGCCAATGTGGATGATTTCAGGTGGCTGCGTGCGGTGCAGTCTCCGAATTGGTCGATTTTGCCGGAGAATGAGAGGGTTGGGACTGTTGATATATCTAATGCGGACAGTAGGATGGAGGAAATTTGA